In Candidatus Babeliales bacterium, the following proteins share a genomic window:
- a CDS encoding YicC/YloC family endoribonuclease, whose product MVVSMTGFALKNIQLKKADGSTVLLTMSVKSLNSRFFETTCKMPNALQFLELEFIKQLKEHLIRGHVTLLIHAMSANSFKGPVQVDMPTVKSYLNALELIKKSTKIEGEPMLSDIVSLPNIFTFEEQTADESLRTPIMQALADLIAQLDKTREVEGAALLKDLEKRMQNSHAEMAILEKEAAIFMKAKKEKTTARLATLDTSNQEMADSQRNALYFELDKIDINEEIVRFKSHMTTFLKTVHAPEIEKGRRLDFILQEMAREINTITSKCSDAAISTHAINIKVELEKAREQVQNIV is encoded by the coding sequence ATGGTTGTCAGTATGACCGGTTTTGCCCTGAAAAATATTCAACTTAAAAAAGCTGACGGGTCGACCGTTTTACTGACGATGAGCGTTAAATCGCTCAATTCTCGATTTTTTGAAACTACCTGCAAAATGCCAAACGCTTTGCAGTTTTTAGAACTTGAATTTATCAAGCAGCTCAAAGAACATCTTATTCGCGGGCATGTTACGCTTCTTATTCATGCAATGAGTGCCAATTCGTTCAAAGGCCCGGTGCAAGTCGATATGCCAACAGTCAAAAGCTATCTGAATGCGCTAGAGTTAATTAAGAAAAGCACCAAGATAGAAGGCGAGCCTATGCTTTCGGATATCGTTTCACTTCCTAATATTTTCACCTTTGAAGAACAAACTGCCGATGAATCGCTGCGCACACCGATTATGCAAGCGCTAGCCGATTTAATCGCCCAGCTTGATAAGACGCGCGAGGTTGAAGGAGCTGCTTTGTTGAAAGATCTTGAAAAGCGCATGCAAAACTCGCACGCAGAAATGGCGATTCTTGAAAAAGAGGCGGCGATTTTCATGAAGGCTAAAAAAGAGAAAACTACTGCTCGTTTGGCAACACTTGATACAAGTAATCAAGAAATGGCCGACTCACAACGCAATGCTCTTTATTTTGAACTCGATAAAATCGATATTAACGAAGAGATTGTTCGATTCAAAAGCCATATGACCACTTTTTTAAAAACGGTGCACGCTCCAGAAATTGAAAAGGGGCGCCGCCTCGATTTTATCTTGCAGGAAATGGCACGCGAAATAAATACCATCACATCAAAATGCTCCGATGCTGCAATCAGCACTCACGCAATTAATATTAAAGTAGAGCTAGAAAAAGCCCGCGAGCAAGTTCAAAATATTGTATAA
- a CDS encoding YebC/PmpR family DNA-binding transcriptional regulator yields the protein MSGHSKWATIKRKKAAIDNKRGKVFSRLSKEISVAARGGGDPSGNPRLRLLIEKAREANMPMENITRAVKKGTGELPGANYEEQMYEGYGPYGIAVMVDTLSDNKNRTVAEIRRIFTVKGGSLGEAGSVGWMFHKLGVVQAMGKSSEDELMEKLIDFDIKDLSQDDDLFTITCEPKALESIKEVVKSLGLKIESAEIEWVAQNTTPLTAEQTEKAVEFLNELEEHDDVQNVYTNLGS from the coding sequence ATGTCTGGTCATTCCAAATGGGCAACGATAAAACGCAAAAAAGCGGCCATTGATAATAAGCGCGGAAAAGTTTTCTCGCGCCTCAGTAAGGAAATTTCTGTAGCTGCACGTGGCGGCGGTGATCCATCAGGCAACCCTCGCCTTCGCCTTTTGATAGAAAAAGCGCGCGAAGCGAACATGCCAATGGAAAACATTACGCGTGCCGTAAAAAAAGGTACTGGCGAACTACCGGGCGCGAACTATGAAGAACAAATGTACGAGGGGTACGGGCCCTACGGAATTGCGGTCATGGTTGATACGCTCAGCGATAATAAAAATCGCACCGTTGCCGAAATTCGTCGCATTTTCACCGTAAAAGGCGGCTCTCTTGGCGAAGCGGGCTCGGTCGGTTGGATGTTCCACAAGCTGGGCGTGGTTCAGGCGATGGGAAAAAGCAGCGAAGATGAATTGATGGAAAAATTAATCGATTTTGATATCAAAGATTTGTCTCAAGATGACGATCTTTTTACAATCACATGCGAACCAAAAGCATTAGAATCGATTAAAGAAGTCGTTAAATCACTTGGGCTCAAGATTGAAAGCGCTGAAATTGAATGGGTAGCGCAAAATACAACACCACTTACCGCAGAGCAAACGGAAAAAGCGGTTGAGTTTCTCAATGAGCTCGAAGAGCATGACGATGTTCAAAACGTTTACACCAATTTAGGATCATAA
- the ruvB gene encoding Holliday junction branch migration DNA helicase RuvB translates to MNDVSPITLLTQETLEERSHDFAPKTFEDYLGQEELKKKLALYTQAAKMRSEPLDHLLLFGPPGLGKTTLATIMAHVMNVGIKIASGPMLERTGDLVALLSNLEPRDIFFIDEIHRMPSNVEEVLYTAMEQFNVDVIIGQGAGAKTVTLPLQPFTLIGATTKSGMISAPLRSRFGIVERIDFYNDEELQKIIMQSAQFLKLSISENAALMIARCARGTPRIAKKIVRRVRDFAQVHDVPADDIMVGKALEFLGIDQDGLNAIDNMLLRRIIEQFNGGPVGVETLASLIGEDKDTIEEVIEPFLMRKCYLEKTARGRQIPHKALSYLRNKFLGQKDLFSI, encoded by the coding sequence ATGAACGATGTTTCACCAATAACGCTGCTCACACAAGAAACGCTTGAAGAGCGATCGCACGATTTTGCACCCAAAACATTCGAAGATTATTTAGGGCAAGAAGAACTTAAAAAAAAATTAGCATTGTATACCCAAGCTGCCAAAATGCGCAGTGAACCATTGGATCACCTTTTACTTTTTGGGCCTCCTGGATTGGGAAAAACAACGCTTGCCACCATCATGGCGCATGTAATGAACGTTGGTATCAAAATTGCAAGCGGACCGATGCTAGAAAGAACCGGTGATTTAGTTGCGCTCCTTTCCAATCTAGAGCCGCGAGATATTTTTTTTATCGATGAAATTCACCGCATGCCATCAAACGTAGAAGAAGTGCTTTATACCGCGATGGAGCAATTTAATGTGGATGTCATCATTGGGCAAGGAGCCGGGGCAAAAACGGTCACGCTCCCGCTTCAACCGTTCACGCTCATTGGAGCAACAACTAAAAGTGGCATGATTTCTGCTCCTTTACGCAGTAGGTTCGGTATTGTTGAACGGATCGATTTTTATAACGATGAAGAACTCCAAAAAATTATTATGCAAAGCGCTCAATTCTTAAAACTAAGCATATCGGAAAATGCAGCATTGATGATCGCGCGCTGCGCACGAGGCACGCCACGTATCGCTAAAAAGATTGTGCGTCGCGTGCGAGATTTTGCGCAAGTGCATGATGTGCCCGCAGATGATATTATGGTAGGTAAAGCGCTCGAATTTTTAGGGATAGATCAAGATGGCCTTAATGCCATCGATAATATGCTTTTGCGGAGAATTATCGAACAGTTTAATGGCGGGCCGGTCGGCGTTGAAACCCTCGCTTCGCTCATTGGGGAGGACAAAGATACGATAGAAGAAGTAATTGAGCCGTTTTTAATGAGAAAATGTTATCTTGAAAAGACGGCCAGGGGTCGACAGATTCCCCATAAGGCATTATCTTATTTAAGAAACAAGTTTCTTGGGCAAAAAGATTTATTTTCCATCTAG
- the rodA gene encoding rod shape-determining protein RodA, with translation MTELLQAVRRSIRYFDWISFGLMLILMSIGLLFIYSATTKPEMPYSIFFKKQFFGACSALGIYFFFCIIDYRTLMRWGYFLYISVIGFLIFTLVKGSIGMGGQRWVDLVFFKFQPSEVSKLFFPAFITNHLYSQNDSPKYSMSDFFPIMIVLAVSALLIRKQPDLGTALLITFAGAILLWIAGLDKKLFIAGFLAAALCAPIMWKFLKPYQKQRIAVFLGEGDAHKERYQIEQSKIAIGSGGITGKGFLQGTQNKLMFLPESRTDFIFSVICEEWGLLGAFVIIFLYMLLFARILYLISTVKSFFPQLLALGLLIHCILACIINIAMVTGLLPVVGIPLPLISYGISNLWITLASLGWINGITIRRYYIGD, from the coding sequence ATGACCGAATTACTGCAAGCTGTTCGTCGCTCAATACGTTATTTCGATTGGATAAGCTTTGGCCTCATGCTCATTTTAATGAGCATAGGTCTTCTTTTTATATATAGCGCAACAACTAAACCAGAAATGCCCTATTCTATTTTTTTTAAAAAACAATTTTTTGGTGCTTGCTCGGCGCTCGGTATTTATTTCTTTTTTTGCATTATAGATTATCGCACATTAATGCGCTGGGGATATTTTTTATATATTTCAGTGATCGGCTTTTTGATATTCACTCTGGTAAAAGGCTCGATCGGCATGGGCGGGCAACGATGGGTCGATCTTGTTTTCTTTAAATTTCAGCCATCTGAAGTATCCAAACTTTTCTTCCCTGCGTTTATTACGAATCATTTATATTCTCAAAACGATTCTCCTAAATATTCGATGAGCGATTTTTTTCCCATCATGATTGTACTGGCAGTAAGCGCACTTCTCATTAGAAAACAACCAGATCTTGGCACCGCTCTTTTAATTACATTCGCAGGCGCGATCTTGCTCTGGATCGCGGGCCTGGATAAAAAATTGTTTATTGCGGGATTTTTAGCAGCAGCTCTTTGCGCTCCGATTATGTGGAAATTCCTCAAACCGTATCAAAAACAACGAATCGCCGTTTTCTTGGGTGAAGGAGATGCGCATAAAGAACGATATCAAATTGAGCAATCGAAAATCGCGATCGGCTCTGGCGGAATCACGGGAAAAGGTTTTCTGCAAGGGACACAAAATAAATTAATGTTTTTACCGGAAAGCCGTACCGATTTTATTTTTTCTGTCATTTGCGAAGAATGGGGATTGCTGGGGGCATTTGTAATTATTTTTTTATATATGCTTCTTTTTGCACGCATTTTATATTTGATTAGTACCGTAAAAAGCTTTTTTCCACAACTTCTAGCATTAGGTCTTTTAATTCACTGCATTTTAGCATGCATTATTAATATTGCGATGGTTACTGGTTTACTGCCTGTAGTTGGAATTCCACTTCCGCTCATTAGTTACGGTATCTCAAATCTGTGGATAACGCTCGCGAGTCTTGGTTGGATCAATGGTATAACCATCAGACGATATTATATTGGTGATTAA
- the uvrA gene encoding excinuclease ABC subunit UvrA translates to MKQSDKKIEQNERKSTEWIIIRGAREHNLKNVDVEIPKNKLTVITGPSGSGKSSLALDVLYTEGKRRYMESLSSYARQFLGIAKKPEFDRIEGLCPAIAIEQKTVGANPRSTVGTITEIADYLRLLFARIGVPHCPNCATEIKPESPDNITNGVIAKFAKNVVTVAAPVAVEKKGEYQQELLSLFERGYYRFVIDGASYKFNSADEIKAIKLAKTYKHSIDVLIDRIEIGENERARLQEAVEKSFSLANGMCKIIVGEKSHLYSSKRMCLNCSEAFPEIEPRFFSFNSPIGACKECNGLGIIHLWPWKEDDPDAWKSKYPDFFGSYAQEQTCRACLGRRLNPYALAVKIGGKNIIEIGELSIKDAVKFFNTISFDETERIIAEGLIKEIRGRLQFLNDVGLSYLSINRSARTLSGGEGQRIRLATQIGSSLSGVLYILDEPSIGLHQRDNDRLINTLKMLRDQGNTVIVVEHDFDTMLQSDYLVDMGPAAGTLGGKITAVGTPEEIKKNPKSLTGAYLSGERAIRVPAKRRNANGYLTLKHATRNNLKDISVSLPLGVMCCVSGVSGSGKSTLILDELVNALQRELASGRKAAGKSEGTTDLEGTEHLESLVVIDQSPIGRTPRSNPATYLGIFDEIRKLFANLPESMARGYKVGRFSFNVQEGRCFECKGDGTITVSMQFLADVVMTCKSCKGQRFNAETLAITYKGKNIAQVLDMTALEAEQFFAAHKNLAKRLSLMCQVGLDYVKLGQPSTTLSGGEAQRIKLVDELAKRGTKTLYILDEPTTGLHTNDIEKLLEVLNRLVDKGNSMIIIEHNLDVLKTADYLLDLGPEGGDEGGTIVAQGTPEAVAKSTKSHTGRYLKPLLKLA, encoded by the coding sequence ATGAAACAGTCAGATAAGAAAATAGAGCAAAATGAACGTAAGTCGACCGAATGGATTATTATTCGCGGTGCTCGCGAGCATAATCTAAAGAATGTCGATGTCGAGATCCCAAAAAATAAATTAACAGTTATTACCGGTCCATCCGGATCAGGCAAGAGCTCCTTGGCCCTGGACGTTTTGTATACTGAAGGTAAGCGACGCTATATGGAATCGCTTTCTTCTTACGCACGTCAGTTTTTAGGAATAGCCAAAAAGCCTGAATTTGACCGCATAGAAGGGCTGTGCCCAGCAATTGCGATTGAGCAAAAAACCGTTGGCGCAAACCCACGTTCAACCGTTGGTACCATTACCGAAATTGCCGATTATCTTCGTTTACTTTTTGCACGTATTGGCGTCCCCCATTGCCCTAACTGCGCAACAGAAATTAAGCCAGAATCCCCAGATAATATTACCAATGGCGTTATAGCGAAATTTGCCAAAAATGTGGTGACCGTAGCAGCTCCCGTGGCTGTTGAAAAAAAGGGTGAATATCAGCAAGAATTATTATCTTTATTCGAGCGAGGTTATTACCGTTTTGTAATCGATGGTGCATCATACAAATTTAATAGTGCAGATGAGATCAAGGCCATAAAATTAGCTAAAACTTACAAGCATAGTATCGATGTTTTAATTGATAGAATTGAGATAGGCGAAAATGAGCGTGCTCGTTTACAAGAAGCGGTTGAAAAATCGTTTAGCCTTGCAAACGGCATGTGCAAAATTATTGTAGGTGAGAAATCGCACCTCTATTCATCAAAGAGGATGTGTTTAAATTGCTCAGAAGCGTTTCCTGAGATTGAACCACGTTTCTTTTCATTTAATTCACCAATTGGTGCTTGCAAAGAATGTAATGGTTTAGGAATTATTCATCTATGGCCATGGAAAGAAGATGATCCAGATGCATGGAAATCAAAATATCCAGATTTCTTTGGTTCATATGCGCAAGAGCAAACGTGCCGCGCTTGCTTGGGGCGTAGATTGAATCCGTACGCTTTAGCGGTGAAAATTGGCGGAAAAAATATTATTGAGATAGGCGAGCTTTCTATTAAAGACGCGGTAAAATTTTTCAATACTATTTCTTTTGATGAAACAGAACGCATTATAGCAGAAGGTTTGATTAAAGAGATTCGTGGCCGTTTACAATTTCTTAATGATGTAGGTCTTTCCTATCTTTCTATAAATCGCTCAGCTCGAACACTCTCTGGTGGCGAAGGGCAGCGAATTCGTTTGGCAACACAAATAGGATCATCGCTTAGCGGTGTTCTGTATATTCTAGATGAACCAAGTATTGGTTTGCACCAACGCGATAACGATAGGCTTATTAATACTCTTAAGATGTTACGCGATCAAGGGAACACGGTTATCGTTGTGGAACACGATTTTGACACGATGTTACAATCCGATTATTTAGTTGATATGGGGCCAGCTGCTGGAACATTGGGCGGTAAAATTACTGCGGTTGGTACGCCAGAAGAAATAAAAAAGAATCCTAAATCGCTAACGGGCGCTTATTTATCGGGAGAACGCGCAATACGAGTTCCTGCAAAACGTAGAAATGCCAACGGCTATTTAACGTTGAAACATGCGACGCGTAATAACTTAAAAGATATCAGTGTTTCATTACCGCTTGGTGTAATGTGCTGCGTTTCAGGCGTATCCGGCTCTGGAAAAAGTACCCTTATTCTTGATGAGTTGGTAAATGCGTTGCAACGCGAACTAGCTTCGGGTCGGAAAGCTGCCGGAAAATCTGAAGGCACAACCGATCTTGAAGGAACCGAACATCTAGAGTCGCTCGTAGTAATTGATCAATCGCCAATCGGTAGAACACCTCGATCAAATCCTGCAACCTATTTAGGAATCTTTGACGAAATTCGTAAACTCTTTGCGAACTTGCCAGAAAGTATGGCCCGCGGTTATAAAGTGGGTCGCTTTAGCTTTAACGTGCAAGAAGGGCGCTGCTTTGAGTGTAAAGGGGACGGCACCATAACGGTATCAATGCAATTTTTAGCGGATGTCGTGATGACCTGTAAAAGTTGTAAAGGCCAAAGATTTAATGCTGAAACGCTGGCAATTACCTATAAAGGGAAAAATATTGCCCAAGTTCTTGATATGACCGCATTAGAAGCAGAGCAATTTTTTGCAGCGCATAAAAATTTGGCAAAGCGATTATCATTGATGTGCCAAGTGGGCCTCGATTACGTAAAATTGGGACAACCATCGACAACACTTTCTGGTGGTGAAGCTCAACGAATAAAGTTAGTGGATGAACTTGCAAAGCGTGGAACAAAAACGCTCTATATCCTTGATGAACCGACAACAGGTTTGCACACGAACGACATCGAAAAGTTACTCGAAGTGCTTAATCGATTAGTTGATAAGGGCAATTCGATGATTATTATTGAACATAATCTTGATGTGCTCAAAACTGCCGACTACTTACTCGACCTAGGGCCTGAAGGTGGCGACGAAGGCGGAACGATTGTTGCGCAAGGAACCCCAGAAGCGGTAGCTAAATCGACTAAAAGTCATACGGGTCGTTATTTAAAGCCGCTCCTTAAACTTGCATAG
- a CDS encoding WD40 repeat domain-containing protein: protein MKLSLRAFLCLFFFRASNCMEQPLLFKSKSTQEYTEQQLPTLGHSYSGEYFNPTMMAKIAVGWQKFFRTTKQQSEKQKESIEFSKITDLNPAQSRAIIKSHLVDWKTGLLIFDLKCYKGSFSCQDDLIAFYNKDKKIISLSNASTLEHLNEFGCTPIRTVLFPDKKRIIIVPEESGTIYYTQNDATEKKLVPQKLIDSGEIDLADIFNRDSLTHTTFLENNKSIATIYLRDLVGQKIITELNGHENSVTKLQHTQTTIGSGSQDKTVRLWDPELSKKSACLSTLQHPTPITALTFHPKEPYITSGTGIPDGKIYVWDTRKTNQPISITTLESSIAPSALVKNLYETDEVHPSIVYLAHNDNGSSIVAQTKWYDQNTYQTYEGEFLELLAGKPLAKKSFTKAYDSLEKESAL, encoded by the coding sequence GTGAAACTATCTCTAAGAGCATTTCTTTGTTTGTTTTTTTTTCGTGCTTCCAACTGCATGGAGCAACCGCTGCTGTTTAAATCAAAATCCACGCAAGAATATACGGAGCAACAACTTCCTACGCTAGGCCATTCTTATTCTGGTGAATATTTTAATCCGACCATGATGGCAAAAATAGCTGTTGGTTGGCAAAAATTTTTTAGAACAACAAAACAACAAAGCGAGAAGCAAAAAGAAAGTATAGAGTTTAGTAAAATTACCGATCTGAACCCGGCACAATCTCGCGCAATTATAAAGTCGCATTTAGTTGACTGGAAAACTGGCTTATTAATTTTTGATCTGAAATGCTACAAGGGTTCTTTTTCTTGCCAAGACGATCTTATCGCATTTTACAATAAGGACAAAAAGATCATAAGTTTATCGAATGCAAGCACACTCGAGCATCTAAATGAGTTTGGATGCACACCCATCAGAACAGTTCTCTTTCCAGATAAAAAAAGGATTATTATAGTCCCTGAAGAATCTGGCACTATTTATTATACCCAAAATGATGCAACTGAAAAAAAACTCGTTCCTCAAAAGCTTATTGATTCGGGGGAGATCGATCTTGCAGATATATTTAATAGGGACTCATTAACACATACGACTTTTTTAGAAAATAATAAATCGATTGCGACGATTTATCTGAGAGATTTAGTGGGGCAAAAAATAATTACGGAATTAAACGGGCACGAAAATTCCGTCACGAAACTGCAACATACACAAACAACGATTGGCTCCGGGTCGCAAGACAAAACGGTTCGCCTATGGGATCCTGAATTATCAAAAAAGAGTGCTTGCTTAAGTACATTGCAACATCCAACACCTATTACAGCATTAACATTCCATCCCAAGGAGCCGTATATTACCTCGGGAACTGGTATACCAGATGGTAAAATATATGTGTGGGATACGCGAAAAACGAATCAACCTATTAGTATAACTACGCTTGAATCATCAATAGCACCATCGGCACTTGTAAAAAATCTTTACGAAACTGATGAAGTGCATCCATCAATAGTTTATCTGGCGCATAATGATAACGGTTCGTCAATCGTTGCACAAACTAAATGGTATGACCAAAATACTTATCAAACGTATGAGGGAGAATTCCTTGAGCTTCTAGCAGGAAAACCGCTTGCAAAGAAATCTTTTACTAAAGCATACGATTCCCTAGAAAAAGAATCTGCCCTTTAG
- a CDS encoding WD40 repeat domain-containing protein, with product MRAFSVFMLFCFAFANLHGALHKSPPTLVECILRKLISYQLKEANELTQKEQMVIENLNKLLPELTEKKDKIIADYSLPTKKYSIPALISVSSDHQIGITQNSRIDFISASQWHKKKDTNFALSPSNNFLSFIRQGTKSFKIFIFDIKTKHTRRLPFQLDKKTAALTPLFLSDDTFLMYAPKKNNIDIFKLDSLEKRFFVTDFPIEIMASSACTKQLLIATNCDQDNRIERCIDVITFANDLVIRHVSLVGFHGKIYSLTPSKNSSLLASATNDEHTGRVTIWDTKENQFVCSLKHNAPVHSAAFSPDNKLLLTGSRENGGKIRVWNIAKQESIANIVTGPFKQNAPPMLLSWNQDSIIIQDLWNVAYKLDIPHKRFEKLLCLQGDVTAAKSQNDTENAQ from the coding sequence ATGAGAGCATTTTCCGTTTTCATGCTTTTTTGCTTTGCGTTTGCCAATCTCCACGGCGCTCTGCACAAATCTCCCCCCACGCTTGTTGAGTGTATTTTACGCAAACTTATTTCGTATCAGTTAAAAGAAGCGAACGAGCTAACTCAAAAAGAACAAATGGTCATCGAAAATTTGAATAAACTACTCCCCGAACTAACCGAAAAAAAGGATAAAATTATCGCAGATTATTCATTACCTACAAAAAAATATAGCATTCCCGCCTTGATAAGCGTTTCAAGCGACCACCAAATTGGCATCACCCAAAATAGCCGTATTGATTTTATCTCTGCAAGCCAATGGCATAAAAAAAAAGACACGAATTTTGCGCTTTCACCATCGAACAATTTTCTTTCTTTTATCAGGCAAGGCACAAAAAGCTTTAAGATATTTATCTTCGACATAAAAACTAAACACACACGTCGCTTACCCTTTCAACTAGATAAAAAAACTGCTGCACTTACACCACTTTTTTTATCTGATGATACTTTCTTGATGTATGCGCCCAAAAAAAACAACATAGACATATTTAAACTCGATAGTTTGGAAAAACGATTTTTTGTAACAGATTTTCCTATCGAAATAATGGCATCTTCAGCTTGCACCAAGCAGTTATTGATCGCTACGAATTGCGATCAAGATAATAGAATCGAACGTTGCATCGATGTAATAACCTTCGCAAACGATTTAGTTATTCGGCATGTATCGCTCGTAGGTTTTCATGGAAAAATATACTCATTAACGCCGAGCAAAAATAGCTCCCTGCTGGCATCAGCAACAAATGACGAGCACACGGGACGCGTTACTATTTGGGATACAAAAGAAAACCAATTTGTGTGCAGCTTGAAGCATAATGCACCTGTCCACTCTGCAGCTTTCAGTCCAGATAATAAACTCCTTTTGACAGGTAGCCGTGAAAACGGCGGCAAAATACGAGTTTGGAATATCGCAAAACAGGAATCTATTGCTAATATTGTTACTGGGCCGTTTAAGCAAAACGCACCGCCCATGTTGCTTTCGTGGAACCAAGATTCGATTATAATACAAGATCTCTGGAACGTCGCATATAAGCTTGATATCCCGCACAAACGATTCGAAAAACTTTTATGCCTCCAAGGTGACGTGACTGCAGCAAAATCGCAGAATGATACGGAGAATGCTCAGTGA